A part of Winslowiella toletana genomic DNA contains:
- the birA gene encoding bifunctional biotin--[acetyl-CoA-carboxylase] ligase/biotin operon repressor BirA yields MKDNTVPLALVSILADGEFHSGEHLGETLGMSRAAINKHIQTLKDWGLDVFTVTGKGYSLSAPLQLLNEESIARQLDQNRVAVIPVIDSTNQYLMDRMDSLQSGDACVAEYQQAGRGRRGRQWFSPFGSNLYLSMYWRLEQGPAAAMGLSLVIGIVMAEVLKELGAAGVKVKWPNDIYLQDRKLAGILVELTGKTGDAAQLVIGAGLNLAMRSADAAVVNQGWITLQEAGINIDRNVLTALLVNKMRHTLLEFERDGLTPFIERWSVLDNYLNRPVKLLIGDREVLGIARGIDQQGALLLEQDGVIKAWVGGEISLRPQQ; encoded by the coding sequence ATGAAAGATAATACTGTCCCCCTGGCTCTGGTCAGCATCTTAGCTGATGGCGAGTTTCACTCAGGTGAACATCTTGGCGAAACTCTGGGCATGAGCCGCGCGGCCATCAATAAGCATATTCAGACCTTAAAAGACTGGGGGCTGGATGTTTTTACGGTGACAGGAAAAGGTTACAGCCTTTCTGCGCCACTCCAGTTATTGAATGAAGAGAGCATAGCCCGGCAGTTAGATCAGAACCGTGTCGCGGTTATTCCGGTAATTGATTCTACTAATCAGTACCTGATGGATCGCATGGACTCCCTGCAGTCGGGTGATGCCTGCGTTGCCGAATACCAGCAGGCCGGACGCGGACGTCGTGGACGTCAGTGGTTCTCGCCGTTCGGTTCCAACCTCTACTTATCGATGTACTGGCGTCTGGAGCAGGGGCCTGCAGCGGCAATGGGGCTGAGCCTGGTTATCGGTATTGTGATGGCGGAAGTCCTGAAAGAGCTGGGCGCTGCCGGGGTCAAAGTAAAATGGCCTAATGATATCTATCTGCAGGATCGCAAACTGGCCGGTATCCTGGTTGAACTGACTGGTAAAACCGGTGATGCCGCACAACTCGTGATTGGGGCGGGCCTTAATCTGGCAATGCGCTCAGCAGATGCCGCGGTAGTCAATCAAGGCTGGATCACGTTGCAGGAGGCCGGGATCAATATTGATCGTAATGTACTCACTGCGTTATTAGTTAATAAAATGCGCCATACGCTGCTGGAATTTGAACGCGATGGCCTGACGCCATTTATTGAGCGCTGGTCAGTGCTGGATAATTATCTCAATCGCCCGGTGAAATTGCTGATTGGCGATCGTGAGGTTCTGGGGATCGCCCGCGGTATTGATCAGCAGGGAGCCCTGTTACTGGAACAGGATGGCGTCATCAAAGCCTGGGTTGGCGGAGAGATCTCTCTCCGACCACAGCAATAA
- a CDS encoding fimbrial protein, with amino-acid sequence MKFREKTVAAIMIMGYVFAANAADSGHGTVTFQGAIIDAPCSINPDSIDQTINLGQISAAALSASGKTGSSIPRPFQIKLENCTTATLSTVQTKFTGAASAYDKDSLALSGSASGASIVMLDGSNEKVKLNVATTPQTLQDGHNTLNFNAYLQGGGSSATIVPGEFNSITNFTLAYQ; translated from the coding sequence ATGAAATTCAGAGAAAAAACGGTGGCCGCAATCATGATAATGGGTTATGTCTTTGCCGCTAATGCCGCAGATTCGGGTCATGGCACTGTGACTTTTCAGGGCGCCATTATTGATGCGCCCTGCTCAATCAATCCGGATAGCATCGATCAAACTATCAACCTTGGACAAATTTCGGCGGCAGCACTGTCAGCCAGCGGTAAGACTGGATCCTCAATACCCCGTCCTTTCCAGATCAAGCTGGAAAACTGCACTACGGCAACATTAAGTACAGTACAGACTAAATTCACTGGTGCTGCATCAGCCTATGATAAAGACAGCCTGGCGCTTAGCGGCAGCGCAAGCGGGGCGAGTATTGTCATGCTCGATGGCAGCAATGAGAAAGTGAAACTGAATGTCGCCACCACGCCTCAGACTCTGCAGGATGGACACAATACGTTGAACTTTAATGCCTATTTGCAAGGCGGCGGTAGTTCCGCAACTATTGTGCCTGGCGAATTCAACAGTATCACGAATTTCACCCTCGCTTATCAGTAA
- a CDS encoding outer membrane usher protein, giving the protein MIAKNNGCFNLFRNFLKLFLFSLLTISRSGSAEDIQFNTDMMDVKDRENIDIGQFSRRGFIMPGTYQMAILLNRQELAEQEVAFYPPDDNPAGSEACLTRKDVAAFAIKAELLSKLTWWHQGQCLNISSIAGMEVHGDLGYALLTVKIPEAWLEYRSPDWDPPSRWDEGIPGVLLDYNLNLQAIEQYQYGSKDYNLSGNGVTGVNLDAWRLRADWQGSAAHTSGSEESMQQSFDWSRYYAWRALPALRARLTLGEDYLNSAIFDSFRFAGLSLNSDDSMLPPGLRGYAPEITGVARTNAKVVVSQQERVLYETQVPAGPFRIQDLADAVAGKLDVRIEEQDGAAQHFQVDTATIPYLTRPGMVRYKLAAGKPAVGTHQLADPTFASGEFSWGVANGWSAYGGTILGGDYNAFSAGIGRDLFAFGAVSLDTTLSRAALHGDETLTGNSWRLSCSKRFDETASQITFAGYRFSDHDFMTMTDYLDAVATGVPANKSKQLYTVTFNQQLPEWGVGAYLNYSHQTWWDRSASDRYDVTLSRYFDLGNWKNINASLAAYRNKFRNSNDDGGWISVSLPFGPQSTLSYNLSARNQRYEQMIGYFRHLDEHNKYQLTAGATREGGMASGFYFHEADSAQLNANASYQNGRYASAGLSAQGGATLTLQGGALHRTSIAGGTRLLVDSDGVADVPVRGYGSPTKTNAFGKAVISDVNSYYRNSARIDVEALSDNVEASRSVVQATLTEGAIGYRKFNVIAGQKAMANIRLEGGHPPPFGALVRNEKKQQTGMIGDDGSVWLSGIRAGEKMSVEWGEGARCYVEMPAELPQPLLSELLLPCRA; this is encoded by the coding sequence ATGATTGCTAAGAACAATGGATGTTTTAATCTTTTTAGAAATTTTTTGAAGTTATTTTTATTTTCTTTGCTAACAATCAGCCGATCAGGAAGCGCAGAAGATATTCAATTTAATACCGATATGATGGATGTAAAGGATCGGGAGAATATTGATATTGGGCAGTTCTCGCGCCGGGGTTTTATCATGCCGGGTACCTATCAGATGGCCATTTTGCTTAACCGGCAGGAACTGGCGGAGCAGGAGGTCGCTTTCTATCCGCCGGATGATAATCCTGCTGGCAGCGAAGCCTGCCTGACTCGTAAGGATGTGGCTGCATTCGCTATCAAAGCTGAGTTGCTGAGCAAACTGACCTGGTGGCATCAGGGGCAATGCCTGAATATCTCCAGCATTGCGGGTATGGAGGTACATGGCGACCTGGGCTATGCGTTGCTTACGGTGAAAATCCCTGAAGCCTGGCTGGAGTACCGATCGCCGGACTGGGATCCTCCTTCGCGCTGGGATGAGGGTATTCCGGGAGTGCTGCTGGATTACAACCTTAATCTGCAAGCGATTGAACAATATCAGTATGGCAGCAAAGATTATAATCTCAGCGGCAATGGCGTAACCGGCGTGAATCTTGATGCCTGGCGTCTGCGCGCAGACTGGCAGGGCAGCGCAGCGCATACCAGCGGAAGCGAAGAAAGCATGCAGCAGTCATTCGACTGGAGTCGCTACTATGCCTGGCGTGCGCTGCCAGCCCTGCGGGCGCGTCTCACCCTTGGCGAGGATTACCTTAACTCCGCCATTTTCGATAGCTTCCGTTTTGCTGGCCTGAGCCTTAACTCGGACGACAGTATGTTGCCCCCGGGGCTGCGTGGCTATGCGCCAGAAATCACCGGTGTCGCCAGAACCAATGCAAAAGTGGTCGTGAGCCAACAGGAGCGCGTACTGTATGAGACCCAGGTTCCTGCCGGACCCTTTCGTATTCAGGATCTTGCTGATGCAGTCGCCGGCAAGTTAGATGTGCGTATTGAAGAGCAGGATGGCGCTGCCCAGCATTTTCAGGTTGATACTGCCACTATTCCTTATCTTACCCGACCAGGCATGGTGCGCTACAAACTGGCCGCAGGCAAACCGGCTGTTGGCACTCATCAGCTTGCGGATCCAACATTTGCCTCCGGTGAGTTCTCTTGGGGGGTTGCGAATGGGTGGTCAGCCTATGGCGGCACTATTCTGGGCGGCGATTATAATGCGTTCTCCGCCGGGATTGGGCGGGATCTGTTTGCCTTTGGGGCGGTTTCGCTTGATACAACGCTGTCACGTGCGGCTTTGCATGGCGATGAGACATTAACCGGCAACTCCTGGCGTCTGAGTTGTTCCAAACGTTTTGACGAAACAGCGAGTCAGATCACCTTTGCTGGCTATCGTTTTTCCGATCACGATTTTATGACGATGACAGACTATCTTGACGCCGTTGCTACCGGCGTGCCGGCAAATAAAAGTAAGCAGCTCTATACCGTTACTTTTAATCAGCAGTTGCCAGAGTGGGGAGTTGGCGCATATCTGAACTACAGCCATCAAACATGGTGGGACCGCTCTGCCAGTGATCGCTATGACGTTACGCTATCGCGCTATTTTGACCTTGGAAACTGGAAAAACATTAACGCTTCGCTGGCGGCGTATCGTAATAAGTTTCGTAACAGTAATGATGATGGCGGCTGGATCTCTGTCTCTTTGCCGTTCGGCCCGCAATCAACTTTGAGCTACAACCTCTCTGCACGTAATCAGCGCTATGAACAGATGATCGGCTATTTCAGACACCTTGATGAGCATAACAAATATCAGTTAACTGCCGGTGCGACCCGGGAGGGGGGAATGGCCAGCGGATTCTATTTCCATGAAGCGGACAGCGCGCAACTTAATGCCAATGCCAGCTATCAGAATGGACGTTATGCCTCTGCTGGACTGTCGGCACAGGGAGGAGCAACACTGACGCTGCAGGGTGGGGCGTTGCATCGCACCTCTATTGCTGGCGGCACTCGCTTGCTGGTTGATAGTGATGGTGTCGCGGACGTGCCGGTGCGCGGCTATGGCAGCCCAACAAAGACCAATGCCTTTGGTAAAGCGGTAATTAGCGACGTTAACAGTTATTACCGCAATAGCGCGCGCATTGATGTTGAAGCGCTGTCTGACAATGTTGAGGCGTCACGCTCTGTTGTGCAAGCCACTTTGACAGAGGGGGCTATTGGTTATCGTAAATTCAATGTGATTGCCGGTCAGAAAGCGATGGCCAATATTCGCCTTGAGGGCGGTCATCCGCCACCGTTTGGCGCGCTGGTGCGCAATGAGAAAAAGCAGCAGACGGGTATGATCGGTGATGACGGCAGTGTCTGGCTGAGTGGTATTCGTGCTGGAGAGAAAATGTCGGTTGAGTGGGGAGAGGGTGCAAGGTGTTACGTGGAAATGCCTGCTGAGCTGCCGCAGCCGCTATTATCTGAGCTGCTGCTACCCTGCCGCGCATAA
- a CDS encoding fimbria/pilus periplasmic chaperone, translating into MNQKWSGKAAAMVSLLVISTSSALAAIALDRTRVIYNADDKAVSLAISNENKKLPYLAQGWLENEHGEKISSPLLVLPPLQRVEPGEKGQIKIQALPAAELLPHDRETLFYFNLREVPPRSDKPNTLQIALQTSIKLFYRPQAIVVKDTARGDPWQHQLTLTQLGDRYEVHNPTPYYITLVDAKPRASRHSVAGFEPVMIAPHSKALLGGSVALLGHEPVLTYVNDYGGRPELLFRCAEKSCRVQVKS; encoded by the coding sequence ATGAATCAGAAGTGGTCAGGTAAAGCAGCGGCGATGGTATCGCTGCTGGTCATCAGTACGTCTTCAGCATTGGCTGCCATTGCTCTGGATCGTACCAGGGTGATCTACAACGCCGATGATAAGGCGGTAAGTCTGGCTATCAGTAATGAAAACAAAAAATTACCCTATTTAGCGCAGGGCTGGTTGGAGAATGAGCATGGTGAGAAAATCAGTTCGCCACTACTGGTATTGCCCCCGTTGCAGCGTGTTGAACCTGGGGAAAAAGGACAGATAAAAATACAGGCTCTGCCTGCGGCGGAACTGTTGCCTCACGACCGTGAAACGCTTTTTTATTTCAACCTGCGCGAAGTGCCTCCGCGCAGTGATAAGCCCAATACCCTGCAAATTGCGCTGCAAACCAGCATTAAGCTGTTTTATCGGCCGCAGGCGATTGTGGTGAAAGACACGGCGCGTGGTGATCCCTGGCAGCATCAACTGACGCTGACTCAGCTTGGCGATCGGTACGAGGTACATAATCCCACGCCTTATTACATCACCCTGGTGGATGCAAAACCTCGTGCATCCAGACATAGTGTCGCCGGGTTTGAGCCGGTGATGATTGCACCGCACAGCAAGGCGTTACTGGGTGGTAGTGTCGCCCTGCTGGGGCATGAACCGGTGCTGACCTATGTCAATGACTACGGTGGCAGACCGGAGCTGCTGTTTCGTTGCGCTGAAAAGTCCTGCCGCGTGCAGGTTAAGAGTTAA
- a CDS encoding fimbrial protein → MDQCKQSFHPARVVLLQCCGVLAAILFSGLSPARPAPQQQLTLRVTLNAPACNINQGQAINVDFGNDLFVTQVKAENYKQPISFSLSCNAWTPVTMRLRFEGTTAQFDSGVLATTMHDLGIKLLQGSGGGTPLRPGSWLNFDRTTGIPTLQAVLVQRSGSTLAAGEFSGVATLVVEHI, encoded by the coding sequence ATGGATCAATGCAAACAATCCTTTCACCCGGCCAGAGTGGTATTGCTGCAATGTTGTGGCGTGCTGGCGGCCATTCTGTTTAGCGGTTTGAGTCCTGCCAGGCCGGCACCACAACAGCAACTTACCCTGCGTGTAACGCTTAATGCCCCGGCCTGTAATATCAACCAGGGGCAAGCTATCAATGTTGATTTTGGTAATGACCTTTTTGTTACCCAGGTGAAAGCGGAAAATTATAAACAGCCGATTAGTTTTAGCCTGAGCTGTAACGCCTGGACTCCGGTTACGATGCGCCTGCGGTTTGAGGGAACAACTGCACAATTTGATTCCGGGGTGCTGGCCACTACGATGCACGATTTGGGCATCAAACTGCTGCAGGGAAGTGGCGGCGGAACGCCATTAAGGCCTGGTAGCTGGCTCAATTTTGACCGCACAACTGGAATACCAACGTTACAGGCGGTACTGGTTCAACGTTCGGGGTCAACGCTGGCTGCCGGTGAGTTTAGTGGCGTCGCCACACTGGTCGTGGAGCATATATGA
- a CDS encoding fimbrial protein, with protein sequence MKLTQYRLGCWTLLLCITLIQSATHAESVAVNFRGTLIEPPACTINGGQRIDIEFGNVRDELIDGQNYIQAINYQLNCPDAPAPLILTLSIQGGLAEFDPTAVNTNLRELGIRVLHDGIPLEINTPIMLDITRPPLLQAVPVKRNGTTLSPGRFAAVATLYAGYL encoded by the coding sequence ATGAAGCTGACGCAATACCGCCTGGGTTGCTGGACGTTGCTACTCTGCATCACGCTGATACAAAGTGCGACTCATGCCGAATCTGTTGCGGTGAATTTCCGCGGGACACTTATTGAGCCGCCCGCTTGCACCATCAACGGCGGTCAGCGTATTGATATCGAATTTGGCAATGTAAGAGATGAGCTGATCGATGGGCAGAATTATATCCAGGCCATCAATTATCAACTCAATTGCCCTGATGCTCCCGCGCCATTGATACTAACTTTAAGTATACAGGGCGGTCTGGCTGAGTTTGATCCAACGGCGGTCAATACTAATCTCAGGGAGTTGGGGATAAGAGTATTGCATGATGGGATACCGCTGGAAATAAATACGCCGATTATGCTGGATATCACACGTCCGCCGCTGTTGCAGGCGGTTCCGGTTAAGCGTAACGGCACCACGTTATCTCCGGGGCGATTTGCCGCCGTGGCGACGCTATATGCCGGGTATTTGTAG
- a CDS encoding pilus assembly protein, giving the protein MRISCERVAGAAILIILMLLPARSVNAGAYVFPLSFTNNQVAHKLVSWDENDIDLNPCYGWPSCYIGLDVMYSSHAPSMYSSCALNKHCIRIENYRTRKEVMEAWRSALGIPFSGSFTVQNATARCVGLFYIDQPKQPAPENYTAVRFPGSVCSELPPVNQACHVELQPEIDFGVLTSDMINNQSREITGQLYCALTGQITLFGESLLGERNIYFDGALRNFYANLSIDNQDASGGVRFTLPGNNIRQNFSLKATLFAATPPDAGSYAGSAIVYIAYL; this is encoded by the coding sequence ATGCGTATAAGTTGTGAAAGGGTGGCTGGCGCCGCGATATTAATCATCCTGATGCTGCTACCTGCCAGATCGGTAAATGCCGGGGCCTATGTTTTTCCCCTCTCTTTTACTAACAATCAGGTTGCCCATAAGCTGGTGAGCTGGGATGAGAACGACATCGACCTTAATCCCTGTTATGGCTGGCCCAGTTGTTATATCGGACTGGATGTCATGTACAGCAGCCATGCACCCAGTATGTACTCCAGCTGTGCGCTCAATAAACACTGCATTCGTATTGAGAACTACCGTACGCGCAAAGAGGTAATGGAAGCCTGGCGTAGCGCGCTGGGAATTCCTTTCTCCGGTAGTTTTACGGTCCAGAACGCTACCGCCCGATGTGTTGGCCTGTTCTATATTGATCAACCGAAGCAGCCCGCACCTGAAAATTATACTGCGGTAAGGTTTCCCGGTTCGGTGTGCAGCGAACTGCCGCCAGTTAACCAGGCATGCCATGTAGAGTTACAGCCGGAAATTGATTTTGGTGTGCTGACCAGCGACATGATTAACAATCAGAGCAGGGAGATCACCGGCCAGCTCTATTGCGCGTTAACTGGCCAGATTACCCTGTTTGGAGAGTCTCTGCTGGGGGAGCGTAATATCTACTTTGATGGCGCGCTGAGGAACTTCTACGCTAACCTGAGTATTGATAATCAGGATGCCTCGGGCGGCGTAAGATTCACCTTGCCCGGTAACAATATCAGGCAGAACTTCTCCCTTAAAGCGACACTGTTTGCGGCAACGCCACCTGATGCCGGCAGTTACGCTGGCAGCGCTATTGTGTATATCGCTTATCTTTGA
- the coaA gene encoding type I pantothenate kinase, which produces MSKKDFPVTTPYLEFNRTQWAALRDSVPMTLSEEEITRLKGINEDLSLEEVAEIYLPLSRLLNFYINSNVRRQAVLEQFLGTDGQKVPYIISIAGSVAVGKSTTARVLQALLSRWPEHRRVELITTDGFLHPNDVLKQRGLMKKKGFPQSYDMHRLVNFVSDLKSGASQVTAPVYSHLIYDVIPDGDKVVQQPDILILEGLNVLQTGMDYPHDPHHVFVSDFVDFSIYVDAPEQLLETWYINRFLKFREGAFTDPDSYFHHYAQLSEEEAVGIAMQLWKEINWLNLKENILPTRERASLIMTKSADHAVECVRLRK; this is translated from the coding sequence ATGAGCAAAAAAGATTTCCCGGTAACTACACCCTATTTAGAGTTCAACCGAACCCAGTGGGCTGCGTTACGTGACTCCGTGCCAATGACACTTTCAGAAGAAGAAATTACCCGTCTGAAAGGTATTAACGAAGATCTCTCACTGGAAGAAGTGGCAGAGATCTATCTGCCGTTGTCACGTCTGCTGAATTTCTATATTAATTCCAACGTGCGCCGCCAGGCGGTTCTCGAGCAGTTTCTCGGAACTGATGGTCAAAAGGTGCCATATATCATCAGTATTGCCGGCAGCGTAGCGGTTGGCAAAAGCACTACCGCGCGCGTTCTGCAGGCGCTGCTGAGCCGCTGGCCGGAGCATCGTCGCGTTGAGCTGATTACCACCGATGGCTTCCTGCACCCGAATGATGTGCTGAAGCAACGTGGCCTGATGAAGAAGAAAGGGTTCCCGCAATCCTATGATATGCATCGACTGGTCAATTTTGTCTCTGACCTGAAATCCGGCGCATCACAGGTTACCGCCCCGGTCTATTCGCATCTGATTTATGATGTAATTCCTGATGGCGATAAGGTGGTGCAGCAGCCTGATATTCTGATTCTGGAAGGGTTGAATGTGCTGCAAACCGGCATGGATTATCCACACGATCCTCATCACGTTTTCGTTTCCGATTTCGTCGATTTTTCAATCTATGTTGATGCGCCGGAACAGTTACTGGAAACCTGGTATATCAATCGCTTCCTCAAGTTCCGTGAGGGCGCCTTTACCGATCCGGACTCCTATTTCCATCACTATGCGCAGCTTTCTGAAGAGGAAGCAGTGGGCATCGCCATGCAGTTATGGAAAGAGATTAACTGGCTGAATCTGAAAGAGAATATCTTGCCAACTCGTGAACGTGCCAGTCTGATTATGACCAAAAGCGCTGATCACGCCGTGGAGTGCGTGCGGTTACGTAAATAG
- a CDS encoding GNAT family N-acetyltransferase, whose product MKTVLLNATTLPHYRSELAALLIDAVASNAPPGYQQLKTREEAESYFHSLRSDMAKGERLLWIARDAQGVTGSVQLEICQKPDGQNRAEIQNLLVHTRARRQGMAKMLINTLENSAAELQRGLLFLNTRADSPAEAFYRAQGYRCIGEIPDYASASDGYYYPAVIYYKKLFAVNQLIRSVAS is encoded by the coding sequence ATGAAAACAGTATTACTCAATGCAACCACCTTACCCCACTATCGTAGCGAACTGGCCGCTCTGTTAATTGATGCTGTCGCCAGCAACGCGCCACCAGGCTATCAGCAACTTAAAACGCGCGAAGAAGCAGAGAGCTATTTTCATAGCCTGCGCTCAGATATGGCTAAAGGTGAAAGACTGCTGTGGATTGCGCGTGACGCGCAGGGTGTGACTGGCAGCGTGCAGCTGGAAATTTGCCAGAAACCTGATGGCCAGAACCGCGCTGAAATTCAAAATCTATTGGTGCATACGCGCGCCCGGCGGCAGGGGATGGCGAAGATGCTGATCAATACGCTGGAAAACAGCGCGGCAGAGCTGCAGCGGGGCCTGCTATTTCTGAATACACGCGCGGATTCGCCAGCCGAGGCTTTTTATCGGGCGCAGGGCTATCGCTGCATTGGTGAAATTCCGGACTATGCCAGCGCCAGTGATGGCTATTACTACCCGGCAGTGATCTATTACAAGAAGCTGTTTGCGGTTAACCAGCTGATACGCTCTGTTGCCAGCTAA
- the tuf gene encoding elongation factor Tu, which produces MSKEKFERSKPHVNVGTIGHVDHGKTTLTAAITTVLAKTYGGSARAFDQIDNAPEEKARGITINTSHVEYDTPTRHYAHVDCPGHADYVKNMITGAAQMDGAILVVAATDGPMPQTREHILLGRQVGVPFIIVFMNKCDMVDDEELLELVEMEVRELLSAYDFPGDDLPIVRGSALKALQGEAEWEAKIIELAGHLDNYIPEPERAIDKPFLLPIEDVFSISGRGTVVTGRVERGIVKVGEEVEIVGIKDTVKSTCTGVEMFRKLLDEGRAGENVGVLLRGIKREDIERGQVLAKPGSIKPHTQFDSEVYILSKDEGGRHTPFFKGYRPQFYFRTTDVTGTIELPEGVEMVMPGDNVNMKVTLIHPIAMDDGLRFAIREGGRTVGAGVVAKVIA; this is translated from the coding sequence ATGTCTAAAGAAAAATTTGAACGTTCAAAACCGCACGTCAACGTCGGTACTATCGGCCACGTTGACCATGGTAAAACTACCCTGACTGCAGCTATCACCACCGTACTGGCTAAAACCTACGGCGGTTCTGCTCGTGCATTCGACCAGATCGATAACGCGCCAGAAGAAAAAGCTCGTGGTATCACCATCAACACTTCTCACGTTGAGTATGACACCCCGACTCGCCACTACGCGCACGTTGACTGCCCAGGCCACGCCGACTACGTCAAAAACATGATCACCGGTGCTGCACAGATGGACGGCGCTATCCTGGTTGTTGCTGCGACTGACGGCCCTATGCCTCAGACCCGTGAGCACATCCTGCTGGGTCGTCAGGTTGGCGTTCCTTTCATCATCGTGTTCATGAACAAATGTGACATGGTTGATGACGAAGAGCTGCTGGAGCTGGTTGAGATGGAAGTGCGTGAGCTGCTGTCCGCTTACGATTTCCCAGGCGACGATCTGCCAATCGTTCGTGGTTCTGCTCTGAAAGCGCTGCAAGGCGAAGCTGAGTGGGAAGCGAAAATCATCGAACTGGCTGGCCACCTGGATAACTACATCCCGGAACCAGAGCGTGCGATTGATAAGCCGTTCCTGCTGCCTATCGAAGACGTATTCTCCATCTCCGGCCGTGGTACTGTTGTTACCGGTCGTGTAGAGCGCGGTATCGTTAAAGTAGGTGAAGAAGTTGAAATCGTTGGTATCAAAGATACCGTGAAATCAACTTGTACCGGCGTTGAAATGTTCCGCAAACTGCTGGACGAAGGCCGTGCTGGTGAGAACGTTGGTGTTCTGCTGCGTGGTATCAAACGTGAAGATATCGAACGTGGTCAGGTTCTGGCTAAACCAGGTTCAATCAAACCTCACACCCAGTTCGACTCAGAAGTTTACATCCTGTCGAAAGATGAAGGCGGCCGTCATACTCCGTTCTTCAAAGGCTACCGTCCACAGTTCTACTTCCGTACAACTGACGTGACCGGTACCATCGAACTGCCAGAAGGCGTTGAGATGGTAATGCCAGGCGACAACGTAAACATGAAAGTGACCCTGATCCACCCAATCGCGATGGATGACGGTCTGCGTTTCGCAATCCGTGAAGGCGGCCGTACTGTTGGTGCGGGTGTTGTTGCTAAAGTTATCGCGTAA
- the secE gene encoding preprotein translocase subunit SecE, whose amino-acid sequence MSANTEAQGSGRGLEAIKWLVVAILLIVAIVGNYYYREITLPLRALAVVVLIAAAGGIALLTTKGKATVAFAREARTEVRKVIWPTRQETLHTTLIVAAVTAVMSLILWGLDGILVRLVSFITGLRF is encoded by the coding sequence ATGAGTGCTAATACCGAAGCTCAAGGGAGCGGGCGCGGCCTGGAAGCGATAAAGTGGTTAGTCGTAGCCATTTTGCTTATCGTGGCTATCGTAGGTAACTACTACTATCGCGAAATTACATTGCCGTTACGTGCGCTGGCCGTCGTTGTGCTGATTGCCGCCGCGGGTGGCATCGCGCTGCTGACGACGAAAGGTAAAGCTACGGTGGCTTTTGCTCGTGAAGCAAGAACCGAAGTCCGTAAAGTCATCTGGCCGACTCGTCAGGAAACATTGCATACCACCTTAATCGTTGCCGCGGTTACCGCCGTGATGTCACTGATTTTGTGGGGGCTGGATGGTATTCTGGTCCGTCTGGTATCATTTATCACTGGCCTGAGGTTCTGA
- the nusG gene encoding transcription termination/antitermination protein NusG codes for MSEAPKKRWYVVQAFSGFEGRVAQSLREHIKLHNMEELFGDVMVPTEEVVEIRGGQRRKSERKFFPGYVLVQMVMNDASWHLVRSVPRVMGFIGGTSDRPAPISDKEVDAIMNRLQQVGDKPRPKTMFEPGEMVRVSDGPFADFNGVVEEVDYEKSRLKVSVSIFGRATPVELDFGQVEKG; via the coding sequence ATGTCTGAAGCTCCAAAAAAGCGCTGGTACGTCGTTCAGGCGTTTTCCGGTTTTGAAGGCCGCGTAGCACAATCGCTGCGTGAGCATATCAAGTTACATAACATGGAAGAGCTGTTTGGTGACGTCATGGTTCCAACCGAAGAAGTGGTTGAGATCCGTGGTGGTCAGCGTCGTAAAAGCGAGCGCAAATTCTTCCCTGGCTACGTTCTGGTACAGATGGTCATGAACGATGCAAGCTGGCACTTAGTGCGCAGCGTGCCGCGCGTCATGGGCTTTATCGGCGGAACGTCAGATCGTCCGGCGCCAATTAGCGATAAAGAAGTCGACGCGATCATGAACCGTCTGCAGCAGGTTGGCGATAAGCCACGGCCAAAGACCATGTTCGAGCCTGGCGAAATGGTCCGCGTCAGCGATGGCCCGTTTGCCGACTTCAACGGTGTGGTCGAAGAAGTGGATTACGAAAAAAGCCGCCTGAAAGTATCGGTTTCCATCTTTGGCCGTGCAACGCCAGTGGAACTTGATTTCGGTCAGGTCGAAAAAGGCTGA